The following proteins come from a genomic window of Candidatus Francisella endociliophora:
- a CDS encoding F0F1 ATP synthase subunit B, translating into MDINITLIGQMITFAIFVGFTMKFVWPPLRKALEERREKIAEGLASADRASRELEVAKRQSAEVIREAKAKATEIVENAYVRAHKVDEQAKEEAIAAADKIKSMAMAEIEQEKIKAKEELKQELVDLAMLGASKIISAKVDEQTGNEILKDFVAKV; encoded by the coding sequence ATGGATATTAATATAACCCTAATAGGCCAGATGATAACATTTGCAATCTTCGTCGGGTTTACGATGAAGTTTGTTTGGCCGCCGCTACGTAAAGCTTTAGAAGAGCGTAGAGAAAAGATAGCTGAAGGCTTAGCATCAGCTGATAGAGCCTCTAGAGAATTAGAAGTCGCTAAAAGGCAGTCTGCTGAAGTTATACGTGAAGCTAAAGCTAAAGCTACTGAAATAGTTGAGAATGCTTACGTTAGAGCTCATAAAGTAGATGAGCAAGCAAAAGAAGAAGCTATTGCTGCTGCTGATAAGATCAAGAGCATGGCTATGGCTGAGATAGAGCAAGAAAAGATCAAGGCAAAAGAAGAGCTTAAACAAGAGCTTGTTGATCTTGCAATGCTTGGAGCTAGTAAGATTATTTCAGCAAAAGTTGACGAACAAACTGGCAATGAAATTTTAAAAGATTTTGTAGCTAAAGTGTAA
- the atpA gene encoding F0F1 ATP synthase subunit alpha translates to MQLSPSEISGLIKQRIEKFDNSIELKSEGTIVSVADGIVTIYGLNDVTAGEMIKLPGDVYGLALNLNTDSVGAVVLGEYEHIKEGDKAYCTGRILEVPVGEALLGRVVDALGNPIDGKGEVETDHSSPIEKIAPGVIWRKSVDQALQTGIKSIDSMVPIGRGQRELIIGDRQIGKTAIAVDTIINQKDSGVKCIYVAIGQKASTIANIVRQLEEHDAMKHTIIVAATASDSAALQYIAPYAGCSMGEYFRDRGEDALIIYDDLTKQAWAYRQISLLLRRPPGREAYPGDVFYLHSRLLERAARVNEEYVEKFTNGEVKGKTGSLTALPIIETQAGDISAFVPTNVISITDGQIFLETDLFNSGLRPAINPGNSVSRVGGSAQTKIIKKLGGGIRLALAQFRELEAFSQFASDLDEATRAQLSRGQRVTELLKQKQFSTLSVALMALSLYAADNGYLDSLEVSEVIPFESALHALAEDKYADVIAEINETGKYDAEIADKLKTIVEDCKANQAW, encoded by the coding sequence ATGCAATTAAGTCCATCAGAAATAAGTGGTTTAATAAAACAAAGAATTGAAAAGTTCGATAATTCAATTGAGCTTAAATCGGAAGGTACTATTGTTAGCGTTGCTGATGGTATTGTTACTATATACGGTTTAAATGATGTAACAGCCGGCGAAATGATTAAGTTGCCAGGTGATGTTTATGGTTTAGCTCTTAACTTGAACACTGACTCGGTAGGAGCAGTTGTGTTAGGTGAGTATGAGCATATTAAAGAAGGTGATAAGGCATATTGTACTGGTAGAATTTTAGAAGTACCAGTTGGCGAAGCTCTTTTAGGAAGAGTTGTTGATGCTTTAGGTAATCCAATTGATGGTAAAGGTGAAGTTGAAACAGATCATTCATCTCCAATTGAAAAAATTGCTCCAGGTGTTATTTGGAGAAAATCAGTAGATCAAGCATTACAAACAGGTATCAAATCTATTGACTCAATGGTTCCAATTGGGAGAGGTCAAAGAGAGCTTATTATTGGTGATAGACAGATTGGTAAAACTGCTATTGCTGTTGATACTATTATCAACCAGAAAGATTCTGGTGTTAAATGTATCTATGTAGCTATCGGTCAAAAAGCTTCTACAATTGCAAATATTGTAAGACAGCTTGAAGAGCATGATGCGATGAAGCATACTATAATTGTTGCTGCTACAGCTTCTGATTCTGCAGCTTTACAATATATTGCACCATATGCTGGTTGTTCTATGGGTGAGTACTTTAGAGATCGTGGCGAAGATGCACTTATCATTTATGATGATTTAACTAAGCAAGCATGGGCATATAGACAGATTTCATTATTATTAAGAAGACCGCCTGGACGTGAAGCATATCCTGGTGATGTATTCTATCTTCACTCAAGACTTCTTGAAAGAGCAGCAAGAGTAAATGAAGAGTATGTAGAGAAATTTACAAATGGTGAAGTTAAAGGTAAGACAGGTTCTTTAACTGCTTTACCTATTATTGAAACACAAGCGGGAGATATTTCTGCATTTGTACCAACAAACGTGATTTCAATTACTGACGGACAAATATTCTTAGAGACAGATCTGTTTAACTCTGGTCTAAGACCTGCTATTAACCCAGGTAACTCTGTATCACGTGTAGGTGGTTCAGCACAAACTAAGATTATTAAAAAACTAGGTGGTGGTATTCGTTTAGCACTTGCACAGTTTAGAGAGCTAGAAGCATTCTCTCAGTTTGCTTCAGATCTTGATGAAGCTACAAGAGCGCAATTAAGTAGAGGTCAAAGAGTGACAGAGCTTCTTAAACAGAAGCAGTTCTCAACACTATCTGTCGCGTTAATGGCTTTATCTCTATATGCTGCGGATAATGGTTATTTAGATAGTCTTGAAGTATCAGAGGTTATTCCGTTTGAATCAGCACTTCACGCATTAGCAGAAGATAAGTATGCTGATGTAATTGCTGAAATTAATGAAACAGGTAAGTATGACGCTGAGATTGCAGATAAGTTAAAAACAATTGTTGAAGACTGTAAAGCAAACCAAGCTTGGTAG
- a CDS encoding MFS transporter — protein MKLHNIKGYAWIVVALSSFLLIDKYIMNVSPSLIANELMSSFSINATQMSAMVSLFLWSVVFCQFFVAGPIIDKLGFRKVSFFSLILSAVGLLLFVLAADIHSFALGCVSRLMIGIGASFATVGYIKAAAVWFDPRKFAFVCSFLMTAAMTGALLGQVPLVYLIKLTGSWHSALISYAIFSIFIALLYLALVRDYNPHASDINKATSDTGTLAGIKKVLLNKNNWYLTLYTGLTFTTIDVFGGIWGNNYFRELYHINVQEASYIVSMMFLGLAIGSPVIGKLSEKFDNRVGIMVAFHIVATISLALVLQFKLTPAVSGILLFIFGFCLGVYMLAFAIGNRINPIIVAATVAALINTGEPLLGALFDPLIGHLLDLTWTGQYIDVHNHISNVMTEGAHRYFHVSAYHNAFLILVFSMVVSFFLLILVKDKEVK, from the coding sequence CAATGAACTGATGAGTAGTTTTTCAATTAATGCTACACAAATGAGTGCAATGGTATCATTGTTTCTGTGGTCTGTGGTTTTTTGTCAGTTTTTTGTAGCTGGGCCAATTATTGATAAGTTGGGCTTTAGAAAGGTTAGTTTTTTTTCGCTAATTCTTTCTGCTGTAGGACTGTTGTTGTTTGTATTAGCCGCAGATATTCATAGTTTTGCATTAGGTTGTGTATCGCGATTAATGATAGGTATAGGAGCATCTTTTGCAACGGTTGGATATATAAAAGCTGCTGCTGTGTGGTTTGACCCTCGTAAATTTGCTTTTGTTTGTAGTTTTTTGATGACTGCAGCCATGACAGGCGCATTGCTTGGTCAAGTGCCTTTAGTTTATCTTATCAAGCTTACTGGATCTTGGCATAGTGCGCTAATTAGTTACGCAATTTTTAGTATTTTTATTGCTTTGTTATATTTGGCGCTTGTTAGAGATTATAACCCTCATGCCTCTGATATTAATAAAGCAACCTCAGATACAGGCACTCTTGCAGGAATCAAGAAAGTCCTGCTTAATAAAAACAATTGGTATTTAACCTTGTATACAGGCCTTACTTTTACAACAATTGATGTTTTTGGTGGTATTTGGGGAAATAATTATTTTAGAGAGTTGTATCATATAAATGTACAAGAAGCTTCATATATTGTATCAATGATGTTTTTAGGTCTAGCAATAGGGTCTCCTGTAATAGGTAAACTTTCAGAAAAATTTGATAATCGTGTTGGTATTATGGTGGCTTTTCATATTGTTGCTACAATATCGTTGGCTTTGGTTTTACAGTTTAAGCTTACTCCAGCTGTTTCAGGTATTTTACTATTTATCTTTGGTTTTTGTTTAGGTGTATATATGCTTGCATTTGCTATTGGAAACCGTATTAACCCAATAATCGTAGCAGCTACTGTTGCAGCTTTAATTAATACTGGAGAGCCTTTGTTGGGAGCTTTATTTGATCCTCTGATAGGTCACTTATTAGATTTGACTTGGACAGGACAATATATTGATGTACATAATCATATCTCAAATGTTATGACAGAGGGTGCGCATAGATATTTTCATGTAAGCGCTTATCATAATGCGTTTTTAATACTTGTATTTAGTATGGTAGTATCATTTTTCTTATTAATTTTGGTAAAAGATAAAGAAGTGAAGTAA
- a CDS encoding ATP synthase subunit I, translating to MLANIKIDSKRFVWIQVALVIVGYLIVFVPYGGIYANSFLLGSLIMFLANFVFFFRLFINKQFSPGVEIIIFYFSELLKLSVVALATIVLAIYVKPKLFSYIFGLVLLQLVVCFVPILFKKTR from the coding sequence ATGCTAGCAAACATAAAAATTGATAGTAAAAGATTTGTCTGGATTCAGGTTGCTTTAGTTATAGTGGGGTACTTGATTGTATTTGTGCCTTATGGGGGCATATATGCTAATTCATTTTTATTGGGCTCATTAATAATGTTTTTAGCAAACTTTGTATTTTTCTTTAGGCTTTTTATCAATAAGCAGTTTTCACCAGGTGTTGAAATCATAATATTTTATTTTAGTGAACTTCTTAAATTGAGTGTTGTTGCATTAGCTACAATAGTGTTAGCAATTTATGTAAAACCTAAATTATTTTCTTACATTTTTGGATTAGTTTTGCTACAATTAGTCGTATGTTTTGTGCCTATCTTGTTTAAAAAGACTAGATAG
- the zapE gene encoding cell division protein ZapE codes for MNLEQVYLQKVKELGLMADSLQIEAVKDLQEIIDQVNSKKTSKFNFFKKSFYPSIKGLYMWGGVGRGKTFIMDIFYENIPTEKKLRQHFSHFMKDIHTQLRKYQGKKNPISRVAYDMARRTQVICFDEFFVEDIADAMILGNVFTELFSLGVVLVATSNIEPRGLYKNGLQREMFLPAIDVLLENVDVLNLDSGVDYRFRLPTEHLNYLYPYNEQNRKNFFDKFFLRNSGFDKDFNIQVLSRDIPTMLLSYKDVCFDFKVICGAGRSSHDYIELCKRYQQIFIYNLTGFDEYNEDMARRFIALIDEFYDQNKKVIILANNDFKEIYQGEKLRFQFQRTISRLNDMQNSAFGASNE; via the coding sequence ATGAATCTTGAGCAGGTTTACTTACAAAAAGTTAAAGAGTTAGGCTTGATGGCTGATTCTTTACAAATAGAAGCTGTAAAAGATCTACAAGAAATAATTGATCAGGTAAACTCAAAAAAAACATCAAAATTTAATTTTTTTAAAAAATCTTTTTATCCTTCGATCAAAGGCCTCTATATGTGGGGAGGAGTTGGTCGTGGTAAGACTTTTATTATGGACATTTTCTATGAAAATATCCCTACAGAAAAGAAATTACGTCAGCATTTTTCTCACTTTATGAAAGATATCCATACTCAACTAAGAAAATATCAGGGTAAAAAAAACCCTATATCAAGAGTTGCTTATGATATGGCAAGGCGAACACAAGTTATATGCTTTGATGAATTTTTTGTTGAAGATATTGCGGATGCTATGATTTTAGGGAATGTTTTTACAGAACTTTTTAGCTTAGGCGTAGTGTTAGTAGCAACTTCAAATATAGAGCCTCGTGGTTTATATAAAAATGGTTTACAAAGAGAAATGTTTTTACCGGCTATTGATGTATTGTTGGAAAATGTTGATGTTTTAAATTTAGATTCTGGAGTGGATTATAGATTTAGATTGCCAACTGAGCATTTGAACTATTTATATCCTTATAATGAGCAAAATCGTAAAAACTTTTTTGACAAGTTCTTTTTGAGGAACTCTGGTTTTGATAAAGATTTTAATATTCAGGTACTCTCGAGAGACATTCCAACAATGCTTTTGAGTTATAAAGACGTATGTTTTGACTTTAAGGTGATCTGCGGAGCTGGGCGTAGTTCTCATGACTATATAGAACTCTGTAAAAGATATCAGCAAATATTTATTTATAATCTTACAGGTTTTGATGAATATAATGAGGATATGGCAAGGAGATTTATTGCTTTAATAGATGAATTTTATGATCAGAACAAAAAGGTTATTATCTTGGCAAATAATGATTTTAAAGAAATATATCAAGGTGAAAAACTAAGGTTTCAATTTCAAAGAACAATAAGTAGATTAAATGATATGCAAAACTCAGCTTTTGGAGCTTCTAATGAATAA
- a CDS encoding F0F1 ATP synthase subunit B — protein MDMSLQVLGNLNGLTAIAVALLISLPALGTAVGFGVLGGKYLEGVARQPELGGMLLGRMFIVAAFVDAFAAISIAIGFLVLYANPLAIPGLVDAAQKVIGA, from the coding sequence ATGGATATGTCTTTACAGGTTTTAGGAAATTTAAATGGTTTAACTGCTATAGCGGTTGCTTTATTAATTTCTTTACCAGCTCTAGGTACTGCAGTTGGTTTTGGTGTTCTAGGTGGTAAGTATCTAGAAGGTGTTGCTCGTCAGCCAGAATTAGGTGGTATGTTATTAGGTCGTATGTTCATCGTTGCGGCTTTCGTAGATGCGTTCGCAGCAATTTCAATTGCAATTGGTTTCTTAGTTCTTTATGCAAACCCATTAGCAATCCCTGGCTTAGTAGATGCTGCTCAAAAAGTAATCGGTGCTTAA
- the atpB gene encoding F0F1 ATP synthase subunit A, whose product MANTEAGSQVATEYVQHHLHHWQVSLGEGSFWQLNVDSLLVSIVLGVAFIFAMLVAARKANSGVPGKFQNMVEAMWEWMDGMVAENYDHKRDFVTPLALTIFVWVVLMNLMDLLPVDLFGWLISFFTDSHEAYFRVVPTADPNVTFAMSIAVFFLVVFYNIKAKGFGLVKEILSAPFGIWLFPLNIFFRLIDEVVKPVSLSLRLFGNIFAGELIFILIALLPWWFQWSLGGIWAIFHILIVLIQAFVFMMLTVVYLNMAQDAH is encoded by the coding sequence ATGGCAAATACAGAGGCAGGCTCTCAGGTAGCTACTGAATATGTTCAGCACCACTTGCATCATTGGCAAGTAAGCTTAGGTGAAGGTTCTTTTTGGCAGCTTAATGTTGATTCGCTTTTAGTGAGTATTGTGTTGGGTGTGGCATTTATTTTTGCTATGCTTGTTGCGGCGAGAAAGGCTAATTCAGGAGTTCCTGGTAAGTTTCAGAATATGGTTGAAGCTATGTGGGAATGGATGGATGGCATGGTTGCTGAAAACTATGATCATAAGAGAGATTTTGTGACCCCTCTTGCTCTTACTATATTTGTTTGGGTTGTTCTTATGAACCTTATGGATCTACTGCCGGTTGATTTATTTGGTTGGCTAATCAGCTTCTTTACAGATAGTCATGAAGCGTACTTTAGAGTAGTGCCTACAGCTGATCCAAATGTTACATTTGCTATGTCAATAGCAGTATTCTTCTTGGTGGTTTTCTATAATATCAAAGCAAAAGGTTTTGGTTTAGTAAAAGAGATTTTGAGTGCTCCTTTTGGTATATGGTTATTTCCACTAAATATCTTTTTCAGATTAATTGATGAAGTTGTTAAACCAGTTTCGTTATCGTTACGTTTGTTTGGTAATATTTTTGCCGGTGAACTAATCTTTATTCTTATTGCTTTACTTCCTTGGTGGTTCCAGTGGTCACTTGGCGGGATATGGGCAATATTTCATATATTAATCGTTTTAATACAAGCTTTTGTATTTATGATGTTGACTGTTGTTTATTTGAATATGGCACAGGATGCTCACTAA
- a CDS encoding RluA family pseudouridine synthase: MNKVQFLEVSDDVVNQRIDNFLIGKFSRLPKSLIYRWIRKGELRVNKKRVKQTSRVSAGDIVRVPPFSLEEQQEQIKVSQNHLDFLEQRILYENDDYIIVNKPSGMAVHGGSGVNSGLVERLRQLRPKARRLDLVHRLDKETSGCVLLAKKHSSLVYFFDIFKERKVNKVYYAIVHGHWDEKTKEIDLPLKRTETKDGQRIVRVDRVDGKKALTKIISVRRVGEFSILEIKLETGRTHQIRVHTKAMGHPIAADKKYGFADKDQLLAKKGIDKLLLHAGKLEFFDEKQQKKISVEAKLDTRFEQFLN, encoded by the coding sequence ATGAATAAAGTTCAGTTCTTAGAAGTTTCTGATGATGTTGTAAATCAGCGTATTGATAATTTTCTAATTGGCAAATTTTCGCGTTTACCTAAGTCTTTAATTTATCGTTGGATTCGTAAAGGCGAACTACGTGTAAATAAAAAAAGAGTTAAACAGACTTCTCGCGTTAGTGCTGGAGATATTGTTCGAGTTCCACCATTTTCACTAGAAGAGCAGCAGGAGCAAATTAAGGTTTCTCAAAATCATTTAGACTTTCTTGAGCAAAGAATACTTTATGAAAATGATGACTATATCATTGTAAATAAGCCATCTGGAATGGCAGTGCATGGCGGATCAGGTGTAAATTCTGGTTTAGTTGAGAGACTACGACAACTAAGACCTAAGGCTAGGCGTTTAGATTTAGTTCACAGGCTAGATAAAGAGACATCTGGTTGTGTGCTTCTAGCAAAGAAACATAGTTCACTAGTTTATTTTTTTGATATTTTTAAAGAAAGGAAAGTTAATAAAGTTTATTATGCAATTGTTCATGGGCATTGGGATGAGAAAACAAAAGAGATAGATTTACCACTTAAAAGAACAGAGACAAAAGATGGTCAAAGAATTGTTCGTGTAGATAGAGTGGACGGTAAGAAAGCTTTAACAAAAATTATATCAGTTAGAAGAGTGGGGGAGTTTAGCATTCTTGAAATTAAACTTGAAACTGGTAGAACTCATCAAATTAGGGTACATACAAAAGCTATGGGACACCCAATTGCTGCGGATAAAAAATACGGCTTCGCAGACAAAGATCAGCTACTAGCTAAAAAAGGAATTGATAAATTACTGCTTCATGCTGGCAAGTTAGAGTTTTTTGATGAGAAACAACAGAAAAAAATATCCGTAGAGGCTAAGTTAGATACTAGATTTGAACAGTTTCTTAATTAA
- a CDS encoding F0F1 ATP synthase subunit delta, translating to MASLNVIAKPYAKAAFEFASENKALTAWSSQLKALSQLVESDVFVSVVSNPVISQLDIVKAIAENVDENFANFLTLIAENKRLQIMAVIAQQFEAIADEHKSKKSAEVTLAYKADKELLDSLKSSLEKRFGCSISMKVSVDKDIIGGAIIKVGDTVIDDSVSGRLEKLKSILLS from the coding sequence ATGGCAAGTCTAAATGTGATTGCAAAACCATATGCAAAAGCTGCTTTTGAGTTTGCAAGTGAAAACAAAGCTTTGACAGCATGGTCTAGTCAGTTGAAGGCTTTAAGCCAACTTGTTGAAAGTGATGTATTTGTAAGTGTTGTTTCTAACCCTGTTATTTCACAGCTAGATATAGTTAAAGCTATTGCTGAAAATGTTGATGAAAACTTCGCGAACTTCCTCACGTTAATTGCTGAGAATAAAAGATTACAAATTATGGCTGTGATAGCTCAACAATTTGAAGCTATTGCCGATGAGCATAAAAGTAAAAAATCAGCAGAAGTTACGTTGGCATATAAAGCCGATAAAGAGCTACTTGATAGCTTAAAATCAAGCTTGGAAAAAAGGTTTGGTTGCTCTATATCAATGAAAGTGAGTGTTGATAAAGACATTATTGGTGGAGCAATAATAAAGGTTGGTGACACAGTTATAGATGATTCTGTATCTGGTCGCTTAGAGAAATTAAAAAGTATTTTGTTATCATAA
- a CDS encoding MFS transporter → MTKIHNIKGYAWIIIVLSSFLLFDKYVMQVFPSLITDDMMSSFGTNATQTGALGSAFFWSIIVCQLFLAGPIIDKFGFRLISPISITISATGVILFVVSANLSSLSMAYIARITTGMGVSFATISYLKAVSVWFEPRKFAFAASFLATAAMIGALCAQAPLAYLINICGDWKMAMLLFCVASLFIAVVYYIVVRDFNPQQPEASNPSNQLKTLDALKEVVKNKNNWLLTFYVGLSFTAVDAFAGFWGNAYFREAYHISKEQAATIISMIFIGMAIGSPIIGKLSEILDSRKGVMIVFHIIGTIALSIVLLTKTSATTSAILLFIFGLCLGIYMLSFAIGNRINPIIITATVAAFINTGEPILGAIFDPLIGYFLDWSWTGQYINEAGKVVSQHVANSDIKYYELSSYHFAFTTLVASMIASLVILVMIKDTND, encoded by the coding sequence ATGACAAAGATACACAACATAAAAGGTTATGCCTGGATAATAATAGTACTGAGCTCTTTTTTGCTATTTGACAAATACGTAATGCAAGTTTTCCCAAGCTTAATTACTGACGACATGATGTCAAGTTTTGGTACAAATGCTACCCAAACAGGAGCATTAGGTTCTGCATTTTTCTGGTCAATTATCGTTTGCCAGCTTTTTTTAGCAGGACCAATTATTGATAAGTTTGGTTTTAGACTTATTAGCCCAATATCTATAACCATATCAGCTACTGGTGTAATACTTTTTGTAGTTTCAGCCAATCTTAGCAGCTTAAGCATGGCATATATAGCACGTATAACTACAGGTATGGGAGTATCTTTTGCCACAATTTCATACTTAAAAGCCGTATCAGTATGGTTTGAACCACGTAAATTTGCCTTTGCAGCAAGCTTTTTAGCAACAGCTGCAATGATTGGAGCCCTTTGTGCGCAAGCGCCTTTAGCGTATTTAATAAATATCTGTGGTGACTGGAAAATGGCGATGCTACTATTTTGTGTAGCTAGTTTATTTATTGCCGTTGTTTACTATATTGTTGTCCGTGACTTCAATCCTCAACAACCTGAAGCTAGCAATCCAAGCAATCAACTAAAAACTTTAGATGCCTTAAAAGAAGTAGTTAAAAATAAAAACAACTGGCTACTAACATTTTATGTTGGTTTAAGCTTCACAGCAGTCGATGCTTTTGCAGGGTTTTGGGGCAACGCTTACTTTAGAGAAGCCTACCATATTTCAAAAGAGCAAGCAGCTACTATAATTTCAATGATTTTTATAGGTATGGCTATAGGTTCACCAATTATTGGTAAACTATCTGAAATTTTAGATAGTAGAAAAGGAGTGATGATTGTATTTCATATTATTGGAACAATCGCGTTAAGCATAGTTCTACTTACTAAGACTAGCGCTACCACGTCAGCAATCTTACTTTTCATATTTGGATTATGTCTAGGGATTTATATGCTTTCTTTTGCAATTGGTAACCGTATTAATCCTATTATAATCACAGCAACAGTTGCTGCTTTTATTAATACAGGTGAACCTATTTTAGGTGCGATTTTTGACCCATTAATAGGTTATTTTTTAGATTGGTCATGGACAGGGCAATACATCAATGAAGCTGGCAAAGTTGTTTCTCAACATGTTGCCAACTCTGATATCAAGTACTATGAGCTTAGCTCATATCATTTTGCATTCACTACTCTTGTTGCGAGTATGATAGCATCTCTTGTAATACTGGTAATGATTAAAGATACTAATGACTAA